In a single window of the Thiohalospira halophila DSM 15071 genome:
- a CDS encoding sensor histidine kinase, which yields MRGELGSGDLLAALLDSGVVAVALLDGDGAIRDANALGRRLLGLAEGDDGELRPPPWHIAPADPDRATADAFPVAPVLAARAPVHNVRLTLVWSDGGIRHIAVDAAPVEGTTGEWQVLVSLRDATERILAEQALRQREAELAEAQQLAGLGSWVSDLDTGSVRWSDEVYRIFGLRREEWGGTHEAFLERVHPDDRERVQAAVDAALAGDEYDIEHRIIRPNGRVRHVHQRGRVDFDARGRALRMIGTVLDVTEPREAARALEHSRAALERQNAELRRLAEVAAHHLQEPVRRAAVYAQRLERHPGAADWSHLHAQLARMGKLVGDLQRYLAYQTRTPERTAVALDTVLASARADLDLPGAGALTITTAPAPLPTVEADPVQLTEALRQLLDNAVRYRRPDEPPLVHVSTHYDKGTWILTVADNSQGIEAAYRDRVFRLFERLGPDDGSGTGVGLALVRRVAENHGGEVHIEPREPGTGTVLHLTLPAEPSPGD from the coding sequence GTGAGGGGTGAGCTGGGATCCGGCGACCTCCTAGCCGCCCTGCTGGACTCCGGGGTGGTGGCCGTGGCGCTGCTGGATGGCGACGGCGCCATCCGCGACGCCAACGCACTGGGCCGCCGGCTTCTGGGCCTCGCCGAGGGCGACGACGGCGAACTCCGCCCTCCGCCGTGGCACATCGCCCCGGCGGACCCCGACCGCGCGACCGCCGACGCCTTTCCCGTGGCCCCGGTGCTGGCCGCCCGGGCGCCGGTCCACAACGTCCGCCTCACCCTGGTCTGGTCCGACGGCGGCATCCGCCACATCGCCGTGGACGCGGCCCCCGTGGAGGGCACCACCGGGGAGTGGCAGGTCCTAGTCTCCCTGCGGGACGCCACCGAGCGCATCCTGGCCGAGCAGGCCCTGCGCCAGCGCGAGGCCGAGCTGGCGGAGGCCCAGCAGCTGGCCGGCCTGGGCAGCTGGGTCTCCGACCTCGATACCGGGAGCGTGCGCTGGTCCGACGAGGTCTACCGCATCTTCGGCCTCCGCCGAGAGGAATGGGGCGGCACCCACGAGGCCTTCCTGGAGCGGGTCCACCCCGACGACCGGGAGCGGGTCCAGGCGGCGGTGGACGCCGCCCTGGCCGGCGATGAATACGATATCGAGCACCGGATCATCCGTCCCAACGGACGGGTCCGCCACGTCCACCAGCGCGGGCGCGTGGACTTCGATGCGCGGGGCCGGGCCCTGCGCATGATCGGAACCGTCCTGGATGTCACCGAGCCGCGGGAGGCGGCGCGCGCCCTGGAGCACTCCCGGGCGGCCCTGGAGCGCCAGAACGCCGAACTCCGGCGCCTGGCCGAGGTGGCCGCCCACCACCTCCAGGAGCCGGTCCGCCGCGCCGCCGTCTACGCCCAGCGCCTGGAGCGCCATCCCGGCGCCGCCGACTGGTCCCACCTCCACGCCCAGCTCGCCCGCATGGGCAAGCTGGTGGGCGACCTCCAGCGCTACCTCGCCTACCAGACCCGGACCCCGGAACGGACCGCGGTGGCACTGGATACCGTCCTCGCCTCCGCCCGCGCCGACCTCGACCTCCCCGGCGCCGGGGCACTTACCATCACCACCGCCCCCGCCCCCCTGCCCACGGTGGAGGCCGACCCGGTGCAGCTGACCGAGGCGCTACGTCAGCTGCTGGACAACGCCGTCCGATACCGCCGGCCCGACGAACCGCCCCTGGTCCACGTCAGCACCCACTACGACAAGGGCACGTGGATCCTTACGGTGGCCGATAACAGCCAGGGTATCGAGGCAGCCTACCGCGACCGGGTGTTCCGCCTGTTCGAGCGGCTCGGCCCCGACGACGGCAGCGGCACCGGGGTGGGCCTCGCCCTGGTCCGGCGCGTGGCGGAGAACCACGGCGGTGAGGTCCACATCGAACCCCGGGAGCCGGGAACCGGGACCGTCCTCCACCTGACCCTGCCGGCGGAGCCGAGCCCCGGGGACTGA
- a CDS encoding response regulator, giving the protein MRPITILLAEDSPEDVELVREAFDYHRFAADLHAVRDGVEAMAFLRREGEHAEAPAPDLLLLDLNMPRKDGRETLAEIKADPELHTLPVVILTTSTAESDIVESYTRHASAFLTKPVDFDAFLELIRQLGEFWLTAVRYPPRAG; this is encoded by the coding sequence ATGAGACCCATCACCATCCTGCTCGCCGAGGACTCCCCGGAGGACGTGGAACTCGTGCGCGAGGCCTTCGACTACCATCGCTTCGCCGCCGACCTCCACGCGGTGCGCGACGGCGTGGAGGCCATGGCCTTCCTGCGCCGGGAGGGCGAGCACGCCGAGGCGCCGGCGCCGGACCTGCTGCTGCTCGACCTCAACATGCCACGCAAGGATGGTCGGGAGACACTGGCCGAGATCAAGGCGGACCCCGAGCTGCACACCCTGCCGGTGGTGATCCTCACCACCTCCACCGCCGAGAGCGACATCGTCGAGTCCTACACCCGACACGCCAGTGCCTTCCTCACCAAGCCGGTGGACTTCGACGCCTTCCTGGAGCTCATCCGCCAGCTGGGCGAATTCTGGCTCACCGCCGTGCGCTATCCTCCCCGAGCCGGATGA
- a CDS encoding PAS domain S-box protein: MSTAAFEYAPVGLAELAADGTIAAANPALGALVGKAADALVGTPAAELTTGEARAAMEAALAALGRGEEQRRDLPLATADGGTCWTEMAAAPAADGSGAVLAFTDLQQRRADEAERDEVESFYRQSFTHNVAPKLLIDPEDGCIIDANPAAERFYGYDVGELRSRHIQELNTLSPEEVRAEMDRAAAEERLYFRFRHRIRGGEVRDVEVFSGPVWLHGREYLHSIIHDVTEARRYEHQLEVYRDLFRTVPVGIYRNTPGPEGRFLEVNPAMVRLFEAGDEADLLATPVRDLYVDPAERAAVARAIQKQEKVEGHELRLRTLAGNQRWVRLSARATTTEAGDTVLDGMVEDITAQREAEQALEADRDLLNRILETSVSAITMVGRDGRILYANAAAESIHGRRRDRLTGQTFDAPEWHATDLAGHPLRAEELPFHRIRTSGEPLQGFRHAIQWPDGERRILSINGAPLFDAEGEVERVVFSIDDITERYEAEQERERLAAIIRAAPDYVGLADAEGRILYQNPALEKALGMDAEELNRRGLTVADGHPEWAARWLRETAMPGAIREGMWSGESALRNVHGHTIPIYQTLIAHRDGLGQVVRYSTIMRDLSAVRAAEAFRRQLLDSLAEGVFGLDTAGRFTFLNPSACRLFGFGSEDEALGANAHELTHHHDDRGNPFPEADCPIARIARTGAPLDAWEDWFWHRDGHGFPVESYAAPLRDMEGHLTGVVVSFQDITRRKAAEAARDQVLAILDATPDFVSMARADGRITYINRGGLRMLGKDPERTGLEQPLPEDMQGERAGALAHPEWARAVIREQGLPTAAEQGVWQGETAFMDAEGREVPTSQVILAHFDAAGSVAHFSTILRDISERRAFEQRLQREKAFSDAILDNLPGIFYLIDVDGRFVRWNERLEAVTGRAGDELASLPPPALVPEEEQAEIQRRVRATFEEGAATAEGHLCHRDGTRTPYYLTGFRVELGDQPYLLGVGLDISDLEATRTELERSNAELEQFAYAVSHDLQEPLRIVASYLGLLQRRYGAELDDRAQRYIGTAVDAGERMRGMIGDLLEYSRVKRMGDPFQPVALEEVVAAARENLASAIDEGGAEITVDPLPTVAGDRGQLLRLFQNLLGNAIKYGPADDTPRIRVSARAEGDQWAIRVTDNGIGMDPANTDRIFGVFQRLHTREEYPGTGAGLALAQRIVDRHDGTIRAESAGPGCGTTFHLTLPAAPEGEA, from the coding sequence GTGAGCACCGCCGCCTTCGAATACGCCCCGGTGGGGCTGGCGGAACTGGCCGCCGACGGCACCATTGCCGCCGCCAACCCGGCCCTGGGCGCCCTGGTGGGCAAGGCAGCGGATGCCCTGGTGGGCACCCCCGCCGCCGAGCTGACCACCGGCGAGGCGCGGGCGGCGATGGAGGCGGCCCTGGCGGCGCTGGGCCGGGGCGAGGAGCAGCGCCGGGACCTGCCCCTCGCCACCGCCGATGGCGGTACCTGCTGGACCGAGATGGCCGCTGCCCCGGCCGCCGATGGCAGCGGGGCCGTGCTCGCCTTCACCGACCTCCAGCAGCGGCGCGCCGACGAGGCCGAGCGCGACGAGGTGGAATCCTTCTATCGCCAGAGCTTCACCCACAACGTCGCCCCCAAGCTCCTCATCGACCCGGAGGACGGCTGCATCATCGACGCCAACCCGGCGGCGGAGCGCTTCTACGGCTACGACGTCGGCGAGCTGCGGAGCCGGCACATCCAGGAGCTCAACACCCTCTCCCCGGAAGAGGTCCGGGCCGAGATGGACCGGGCGGCGGCGGAAGAGCGCCTCTACTTCCGCTTCCGCCACCGGATCCGCGGCGGCGAGGTGCGGGACGTGGAGGTCTTCTCCGGCCCGGTCTGGCTCCACGGCCGGGAGTACCTCCACTCCATCATCCACGACGTCACCGAGGCCCGGCGCTACGAGCACCAGCTGGAGGTCTACCGCGACCTCTTCCGCACCGTCCCGGTGGGGATCTATCGCAACACCCCGGGCCCCGAGGGCCGCTTTCTGGAGGTGAACCCGGCCATGGTCCGCCTCTTCGAGGCCGGGGACGAGGCGGACCTACTGGCCACACCGGTGCGCGACCTCTACGTCGACCCCGCCGAGCGCGCCGCCGTTGCCCGGGCCATCCAGAAGCAGGAGAAGGTGGAGGGCCACGAGCTGCGCCTGCGGACCCTGGCGGGCAACCAGCGCTGGGTCCGCCTCTCCGCCCGCGCCACCACCACCGAGGCCGGCGATACCGTCCTCGACGGCATGGTCGAGGACATCACCGCCCAGCGCGAGGCGGAGCAGGCCCTGGAGGCGGATCGCGACCTCCTCAACCGCATCCTGGAGACCAGCGTCTCCGCCATCACCATGGTCGGCCGCGACGGCCGGATCCTCTACGCCAACGCCGCCGCCGAGTCCATCCACGGCCGCCGGCGCGACCGCCTCACCGGCCAGACCTTCGACGCCCCGGAGTGGCACGCCACCGACCTCGCGGGCCATCCCCTGAGGGCCGAGGAGCTGCCCTTCCACCGGATCCGGACCAGCGGCGAGCCGCTCCAGGGCTTCCGCCACGCCATCCAGTGGCCCGATGGCGAGCGGCGCATCCTCTCCATCAACGGCGCGCCGCTCTTCGACGCGGAGGGCGAGGTGGAGCGGGTGGTCTTCTCCATCGACGACATCACCGAGCGCTACGAGGCGGAGCAGGAGCGCGAGCGCCTCGCCGCCATCATCCGGGCGGCCCCCGACTACGTCGGCCTGGCCGACGCCGAGGGCCGCATCCTCTACCAGAACCCGGCCCTGGAGAAGGCGCTGGGCATGGATGCCGAGGAGCTGAACCGGCGTGGACTCACCGTGGCGGACGGCCACCCCGAGTGGGCCGCCCGCTGGCTGCGGGAGACGGCAATGCCGGGGGCCATCCGCGAGGGGATGTGGTCCGGCGAGAGCGCCCTGCGCAATGTGCACGGCCACACCATCCCCATCTACCAGACCCTCATCGCCCACCGGGACGGCCTGGGCCAGGTGGTGCGCTACTCCACCATCATGCGCGACCTCTCCGCCGTGCGCGCCGCCGAGGCCTTCCGCCGCCAGCTCCTGGACAGCCTCGCCGAGGGAGTCTTCGGCCTGGACACCGCCGGCCGCTTCACCTTCCTGAATCCGTCCGCCTGCAGGCTCTTCGGCTTCGGCAGCGAGGACGAGGCCCTGGGCGCCAATGCCCACGAGCTCACCCACCACCACGACGACCGGGGCAATCCCTTTCCGGAGGCCGACTGCCCCATTGCCCGGATCGCCAGGACCGGGGCTCCCCTGGACGCCTGGGAGGACTGGTTCTGGCACCGGGACGGCCACGGCTTCCCGGTGGAGAGCTACGCCGCGCCCCTGCGCGACATGGAGGGCCACCTCACCGGCGTGGTGGTCTCCTTCCAGGACATCACCCGCCGCAAGGCCGCCGAGGCGGCGCGCGACCAGGTCCTGGCCATCCTCGATGCCACCCCCGACTTCGTCTCCATGGCGCGGGCGGACGGGCGGATCACCTACATCAACCGCGGCGGGCTGCGGATGCTGGGCAAGGATCCGGAGCGTACCGGCCTGGAACAGCCCCTGCCGGAGGACATGCAGGGCGAACGCGCCGGCGCCCTGGCCCACCCCGAGTGGGCGCGGGCCGTGATCCGCGAGCAGGGTCTGCCCACCGCCGCCGAGCAGGGCGTCTGGCAGGGCGAGACCGCCTTCATGGACGCCGAGGGCCGGGAGGTCCCGACCTCCCAGGTCATCCTCGCCCATTTCGACGCCGCCGGCTCCGTGGCGCACTTCTCCACCATCCTGCGCGATATCTCGGAGCGCCGCGCCTTCGAGCAGCGCCTCCAGCGGGAGAAGGCCTTCAGCGACGCCATCCTCGACAACCTGCCCGGCATCTTCTACCTCATCGACGTTGATGGCCGCTTCGTGCGCTGGAACGAGCGCCTGGAGGCGGTGACCGGACGGGCGGGTGACGAACTGGCCTCCCTGCCGCCGCCGGCCCTCGTCCCCGAGGAGGAGCAGGCGGAGATCCAGCGGCGCGTCCGTGCCACCTTCGAGGAGGGGGCGGCGACCGCCGAGGGCCACCTCTGCCATCGCGACGGCACCCGGACGCCCTACTACCTCACCGGCTTCCGGGTGGAGCTGGGGGACCAGCCCTACCTGCTGGGAGTGGGCCTGGATATCAGCGACCTGGAGGCCACGCGCACGGAGCTGGAGCGCTCCAACGCCGAGCTGGAGCAGTTCGCCTACGCCGTCTCCCACGACCTCCAGGAGCCCCTGCGCATCGTCGCCAGCTACCTGGGACTGCTCCAGCGTCGCTACGGCGCCGAGCTGGACGATCGCGCCCAGCGCTACATCGGGACCGCGGTGGATGCCGGCGAGCGCATGCGCGGGATGATCGGCGACCTGCTGGAATACTCCCGGGTCAAGCGCATGGGCGACCCCTTCCAGCCCGTGGCCCTGGAGGAGGTGGTCGCCGCCGCCCGGGAGAACCTCGCCTCAGCCATCGACGAGGGCGGCGCCGAGATCACCGTCGACCCCCTGCCCACCGTCGCCGGCGACCGGGGCCAGCTCCTGCGGCTCTTCCAGAACCTGCTGGGCAACGCCATCAAGTACGGACCGGCCGATGACACCCCGCGCATCCGGGTCTCGGCACGGGCCGAGGGCGACCAGTGGGCCATCCGGGTCACCGACAACGGCATCGGCATGGACCCGGCGAATACCGACCGGATCTTCGGCGTCTTCCAGCGACTGCATACCCGGGAGGAGTACCCCGGAACCGGGGCCGGTCTCGCCCTGGCCCAGCGCATCGTGGACCGCCACGACGGCACCATCCGCGCGGAATCCGCCGGCCCCGGCTGCGGGACCACCTTCCACCTCACCCTCCCCGCCGCCCCGGAGGGCGAGGCGTGA
- the ubiD gene encoding 4-hydroxy-3-polyprenylbenzoate decarboxylase, which translates to MHYRDLREFLAGLEERGLLRRVDTPVDPNLEMTEVCDRALRAGGPALLFNHPKGSQIPVLGNLFGTVERVALGMGAEDPAELREIGRILGALKEPEPPKGVRDALEKFPLFRKALTMGPKKVRNPVCQEVVLEGEQVDLGQWPIQTCWPEDAGPLITWGLVITRGPEKPRQNLGIYRMQVIGRNRVIMRWLAHRGGALDFAEHQRAHPGEPFPIAVSLGADPATILGAVTPVPDALSEYAFAGLLRGSRTELAPALGSDLQVPARSEVILEGHLHPGDTAPEGPFGDHTGYYNEVDEFPVFTIDRITHRRDPLYHSTYTGRPPDEPAILGVALNEVFVPLLQKQFPEITDFYLPPEGCSYRMAVVSMKKRYPGHAKRVMFGVWSYLRQFMYTKFVVVVDEDIDTRNWEDVIWALTTRMDPVRDTTLAENTPIDYLDFASPVPGLGGKMGLDATTKWPGETDREWGRPIRRDPDVVARVDELMPHILDDSGEKR; encoded by the coding sequence ATGCACTACCGCGATCTGCGCGAATTCCTGGCCGGACTCGAGGAGCGCGGCCTGCTCCGGCGGGTGGACACCCCGGTGGACCCGAACCTGGAGATGACCGAGGTCTGCGACCGCGCCCTGCGCGCCGGCGGCCCCGCCCTGCTCTTCAACCATCCCAAGGGGTCGCAGATCCCGGTCCTGGGCAACCTCTTCGGCACCGTGGAGCGCGTGGCCCTGGGCATGGGCGCCGAGGACCCGGCTGAACTGCGCGAGATCGGCCGCATCCTCGGGGCGCTGAAGGAGCCGGAGCCGCCCAAGGGGGTGCGGGATGCCCTCGAGAAGTTCCCCCTCTTCCGCAAGGCGCTGACCATGGGGCCGAAGAAGGTTCGCAACCCGGTCTGCCAGGAGGTGGTCCTGGAGGGGGAGCAGGTGGACCTGGGGCAGTGGCCCATCCAGACCTGCTGGCCGGAGGATGCCGGGCCCCTCATTACCTGGGGGCTGGTGATCACCCGGGGGCCGGAGAAGCCGCGCCAGAACCTCGGCATCTACCGCATGCAGGTCATCGGCCGCAATCGCGTGATCATGCGCTGGCTGGCCCACCGCGGTGGGGCGCTGGACTTCGCCGAGCACCAGCGCGCCCACCCCGGCGAGCCCTTCCCCATTGCCGTCTCCCTGGGGGCCGACCCGGCCACCATCCTGGGGGCGGTGACGCCGGTCCCCGACGCCCTCTCGGAGTACGCCTTCGCCGGCCTGCTGCGCGGCTCGCGCACGGAGCTGGCCCCGGCCCTGGGTAGCGATCTGCAGGTCCCCGCGCGCTCCGAGGTGATCCTGGAGGGCCACCTCCACCCCGGCGACACCGCCCCCGAGGGGCCCTTCGGCGACCACACCGGCTACTACAACGAGGTGGACGAATTCCCGGTCTTCACCATCGACCGGATCACCCACCGCCGGGATCCCCTCTACCACTCCACCTATACCGGCCGGCCGCCGGACGAACCGGCCATCCTCGGCGTGGCGCTCAACGAGGTCTTCGTGCCGCTGCTCCAGAAGCAGTTCCCGGAGATCACCGACTTCTACCTGCCGCCGGAGGGCTGCTCCTACCGCATGGCGGTGGTGAGCATGAAAAAGCGCTATCCCGGCCACGCCAAGCGGGTGATGTTCGGCGTCTGGTCCTACCTGCGCCAGTTCATGTACACCAAGTTCGTGGTGGTGGTGGACGAGGATATCGACACCCGCAACTGGGAGGACGTGATCTGGGCCCTGACCACCCGCATGGACCCGGTGCGCGATACCACCCTGGCGGAGAACACCCCCATCGATTACCTCGACTTCGCCTCCCCGGTGCCGGGGCTGGGCGGCAAGATGGGGCTGGACGCCACCACCAAGTGGCCCGGCGAGACCGACCGCGAATGGGGCCGGCCCATCCGCCGCGACCCCGACGTGGTAGCCCGGGTGGACGAACTCATGCCCCATATCCTGGATGACAGCGGGGAAAAGCGGTGA
- a CDS encoding DUF938 domain-containing protein, with protein MPMKPYAESAEQNREPILAVIREVFTAPGTVLEVGSGTGQHAVAFAGALPHLTWQTSDQRENHPGIQQWLAEAGLANTREPLTIDTREAGWEAAVIGPMDGIFSANTVHIMDWPAVEGFFAGVGQLLSEEGAFCLYGPFSRGGEHNAPSNAEFDAFLRQRDGGSGVRDLDDLEALAARHGLYLAAEHPMPADNRTLVWRRAARQ; from the coding sequence ATGCCCATGAAGCCCTACGCCGAATCGGCGGAACAGAACCGTGAACCCATCCTGGCGGTGATCCGCGAGGTCTTCACCGCCCCCGGCACGGTGCTGGAGGTCGGCAGCGGTACCGGCCAGCACGCCGTGGCCTTCGCCGGCGCCCTGCCCCATCTCACCTGGCAGACCAGCGACCAGCGGGAGAACCATCCGGGGATCCAGCAGTGGCTGGCGGAGGCCGGGCTGGCCAACACCCGCGAGCCCCTGACCATCGACACCCGGGAGGCCGGCTGGGAGGCCGCGGTTATCGGTCCGATGGACGGGATCTTCTCGGCCAATACCGTCCACATCATGGACTGGCCGGCGGTGGAGGGCTTCTTCGCCGGCGTGGGCCAGCTTCTGAGCGAGGAGGGCGCCTTCTGCCTCTACGGACCCTTCAGTCGCGGTGGCGAGCATAATGCCCCGAGTAATGCCGAGTTCGACGCCTTCCTGCGTCAGCGGGACGGGGGTAGTGGCGTACGCGACCTGGACGACCTGGAGGCACTGGCGGCGCGGCACGGCCTCTACCTGGCCGCCGAGCACCCCATGCCGGCGGACAACCGGACGCTGGTCTGGCGGCGGGCGGCGCGGCAGTAG
- a CDS encoding GGDEF domain-containing response regulator, giving the protein MMAAASTYRVLLVEDSPADAELVNDMLEESREPALDLTRVERLAAALQALSRERFDAVLLDLGLPDSQGLSTLRRFQEETGPVAVVVLTGQEDVELGTRAIQLGAQDFLPKAELTPALIGRTLRYAIERQRSASELRLMAAAFESGQAILITDVRGRIQRVNDAFTRITGYTEAEVVGRNPNLLQSGEHDRAFYDRLWGELRVHDHWEGEIWNRRKNGYTYPEWESITAVRNEWGQVEHYVAVFHEISEQKRLEAELEREASTDRLTGTCNRLRFDTELDNALARFHRYGTQTALIMFDMDHFKWFNDTRGHDTGDRVLREVTDRVAAAIREPDTLARWGGEEFILILPETDADGARELAERLRRAVGDTPVADAGHVTISLGVTRMGTGDDADSLLKRLDNALYRAKELGRNTVCYLEPETDLEDRAC; this is encoded by the coding sequence ATGATGGCGGCCGCAAGCACTTACCGCGTCCTGCTGGTGGAAGACAGCCCGGCGGATGCCGAACTGGTCAACGACATGCTCGAGGAGTCCCGGGAACCCGCCCTGGATCTCACGCGGGTGGAGCGGCTGGCGGCGGCGCTACAGGCCCTCTCCCGGGAACGATTCGACGCGGTCCTGCTGGACCTGGGCCTGCCCGACAGCCAGGGGCTTTCCACCCTGCGCCGCTTCCAGGAGGAGACCGGCCCCGTGGCGGTGGTGGTCCTCACCGGCCAGGAGGATGTCGAGCTGGGCACCCGCGCCATCCAGCTCGGCGCCCAGGACTTCCTGCCCAAGGCCGAGCTGACCCCCGCGCTCATCGGGCGCACCCTGCGCTACGCCATCGAGCGCCAGCGCAGCGCCTCGGAGCTGCGGCTCATGGCCGCCGCCTTCGAGAGCGGCCAGGCCATCCTCATCACCGACGTCCGGGGGCGGATCCAGCGGGTCAATGATGCCTTTACCCGGATCACCGGCTACACCGAGGCCGAGGTGGTGGGCCGCAACCCCAACCTCCTCCAGTCCGGGGAGCACGATCGCGCCTTCTACGACCGCCTCTGGGGCGAGCTTCGGGTCCACGACCACTGGGAGGGGGAGATCTGGAACCGGCGCAAGAACGGCTACACCTATCCCGAATGGGAGTCCATCACCGCCGTGCGCAATGAATGGGGTCAGGTGGAGCACTACGTGGCCGTCTTCCACGAAATCTCGGAGCAGAAGCGGCTGGAGGCGGAGCTGGAGCGGGAGGCCTCCACCGATCGGCTCACCGGTACCTGCAACCGGCTGCGCTTCGATACCGAACTGGATAACGCTCTGGCCCGCTTCCACCGCTACGGAACGCAGACGGCGCTGATCATGTTCGATATGGACCACTTCAAGTGGTTCAACGACACCCGCGGCCACGATACCGGCGATCGCGTCCTGCGCGAGGTCACCGACCGGGTGGCGGCGGCCATCCGCGAGCCCGACACCCTGGCCCGCTGGGGCGGGGAGGAATTCATCCTCATCCTCCCGGAGACCGACGCCGACGGTGCCCGCGAACTGGCCGAGCGGCTGCGCCGTGCGGTGGGAGACACGCCGGTGGCCGATGCCGGCCACGTGACCATCAGCCTGGGCGTCACCCGCATGGGCACCGGCGACGACGCCGACAGTCTGCTCAAGCGGCTGGACAACGCCCTCTACCGGGCCAAGGAGCTGGGCCGCAATACCGTCTGCTATCTCGAGCCCGAGACCGATCTCGAGGATCGCGCCTGCTGA